A region from the Ichthyobacterium seriolicida genome encodes:
- a CDS encoding protein-disulfide reductase DsbD family protein, translated as MKGIFSTIILFASFLFSTAQIYDPVKFSISATRISEDQVCLSLRAKIQDGWHMYSQHLDEGGPIPTSIKFLNSDGNYEIIGSTLESKSIYKHSELFSMDVRYFSGEAVFKQKIKLLTNEPFKVIAEVRYMACDDTNCIPPQSEELVFNIDDSLKGSCKLDQVDNNSTNITSDTKADTHKLSWWMIFITGFTGGFLALLTPCVFPMIPLTVSFFTKQSESKVKGIRNAIVYGISIIVIYVLLGYSVTAVFGPNALNALSTNVWFNLLFFLLVVVFAISFLGAFEITIPSSWTNKVDKISDRGGLIGIFFMSFSLALVSFSCTGPIIGTLLVETAIYGGVSGPLIGMFAFSLALALPFTVFALFPNWLKSMPKSGGWLNSVKVILGLLELALALKFLSNADMVLQLHLLEREVFLAIWIVIFSIMGFYLLGKIQFPHDTPLQKVSVMRLFFSIVVFSFVVYMIPGLWGAPLKWISAFPPPQHYSESPIGFSSNSASVGRPSCNGCDNAQMHLGPSGIYVFHDYQKGLDHAIKTNKPILLDFTGHACVNCRKMEAEVWSDKRVNTLLRDKFVVISLYVDEQKELPEDQKYISEHTQKKIETVGAKWSEFQTYKYKTNAQPYYVLLNHKSEKLNSPRAYNTNVDEYLNWMKEGLKNFRLQK; from the coding sequence ATGAAAGGTATTTTTAGCACTATTATTTTATTTGCATCATTTCTGTTTTCTACAGCCCAAATTTATGATCCTGTAAAATTTAGCATTTCGGCAACTAGAATATCTGAGGATCAAGTGTGTTTGTCCCTTAGAGCTAAAATCCAAGACGGATGGCATATGTATTCTCAACATTTAGATGAGGGGGGACCTATTCCTACTTCTATTAAATTTTTAAATTCAGATGGAAATTATGAGATTATAGGCAGCACCTTAGAGAGCAAGTCTATTTATAAGCACAGTGAATTATTTTCTATGGATGTGAGATATTTCTCTGGGGAAGCTGTATTTAAACAAAAAATTAAACTGTTGACAAACGAGCCGTTTAAGGTCATAGCCGAGGTTAGGTATATGGCTTGTGACGATACTAACTGCATTCCTCCTCAAAGTGAAGAGCTAGTGTTTAATATAGATGATAGTTTAAAAGGTTCTTGTAAGTTGGATCAAGTGGATAATAATTCTACAAATATCACTTCAGATACAAAAGCTGATACTCACAAATTAAGTTGGTGGATGATATTTATCACGGGTTTTACAGGAGGATTTTTGGCCTTGCTCACTCCATGTGTATTCCCTATGATACCTCTAACGGTGAGTTTTTTCACCAAGCAGAGTGAAAGTAAGGTAAAAGGGATTAGAAATGCCATTGTATACGGAATATCTATAATAGTGATATATGTACTTTTGGGTTATTCTGTCACTGCTGTATTTGGTCCTAATGCTTTGAATGCTCTGTCTACCAATGTTTGGTTTAATCTATTATTTTTCTTGCTGGTAGTAGTATTTGCCATATCATTCTTGGGGGCTTTTGAGATCACCATACCTAGTTCTTGGACTAATAAAGTTGATAAAATCTCAGATAGAGGAGGTCTTATAGGAATATTTTTCATGTCTTTTTCCCTAGCTCTAGTCTCTTTCTCTTGTACTGGCCCTATAATAGGGACTCTATTGGTTGAAACTGCTATATATGGCGGGGTGTCTGGTCCTCTAATAGGGATGTTTGCCTTTTCTTTAGCATTGGCCCTCCCTTTTACTGTTTTTGCTCTTTTTCCAAATTGGCTCAAATCTATGCCTAAGTCTGGCGGGTGGTTAAACTCTGTAAAAGTGATATTAGGGCTTTTAGAGTTGGCTTTAGCTCTGAAGTTTTTATCTAATGCTGATATGGTTCTTCAGTTACATTTATTAGAAAGAGAAGTGTTTTTAGCTATATGGATAGTTATCTTTTCAATAATGGGGTTTTATCTATTGGGAAAGATTCAATTTCCCCACGACACTCCTTTGCAAAAAGTATCTGTGATGAGATTATTTTTTTCTATAGTAGTATTTTCATTTGTAGTATATATGATTCCTGGCTTATGGGGGGCTCCGCTCAAATGGATAAGTGCTTTTCCGCCTCCTCAACACTACAGTGAGTCTCCTATCGGCTTTAGTTCTAATTCAGCATCTGTTGGTAGACCAAGTTGCAATGGTTGTGATAATGCGCAAATGCATCTAGGTCCTAGTGGTATTTATGTATTTCACGATTATCAAAAGGGATTGGATCATGCTATAAAAACTAATAAGCCTATATTGTTAGATTTCACAGGGCATGCTTGTGTAAATTGTAGAAAAATGGAGGCTGAGGTATGGTCTGATAAAAGAGTTAATACATTACTAAGAGATAAATTTGTGGTTATATCTCTATACGTAGACGAACAAAAGGAATTGCCTGAAGATCAAAAGTATATATCCGAGCACACTCAAAAAAAGATAGAGACTGTAGGAGCTAAGTGGAGTGAATTTCAAACTTATAAGTATAAAACTAATGCTCAGCCTTATTATGTTTTATTAAATCATAAATCAGAGAAGTTGAACTCTCCTAGGGCCTACAATACTAATGTTGATGAATATCTAAATTGGATGAAAGAGGGGTTGAAAAACTTCAGATTGCAAAAATGA
- the recJ gene encoding single-stranded-DNA-specific exonuclease RecJ produces the protein MEKPKTKWIFKPDPPIDKITRLSKELNIDTVISKLLIQRGIETFDQAKVFFCPDISHLHSPFLMKNMKDAIDRINSAIDSSQRILIYGDYDVDGTSAVALTYSFLKQFTDEIEFYIPDRDSEGYGISYKGIDYAKSKNIELIIALDCGIKENNKIEYAKEKNIDFIICDHHTPSDKLPDAIILNPKQKDCNYPYKELSGCAIGFKLIQGINQDKGFDFEQLTNYLDLVAVSIISDIVSMSGENRVLTFLGLKQLNKNPRLGFRYFIKLFNKTEVTVEDVVFGIAPKINAAGRIDHGSVAVELMLSKDEDQVKTLIEIIEEFNAYRKELEKTTAKQALEMVEPQRKTTVVYSPSWHKGVIGIVASRIIEHHYRPTIVFTKKDDLLVASARSIEGIDIYEALCQCQEHIEQFGGHKQAAGLSIKENNLEGFKSKFERVIENMTSEKDFIQTTIIDSEIQLEDITPKFWRILKRFEPCGPDNRHPVLAYKNIKYDDSARLVGEDKSHLKLNISSPNSEKRYNAIAFKKAYFLPEIESRGEYSIAFSLKENNWMNMISIDFHIKDIHFDI, from the coding sequence ATGGAAAAACCTAAAACAAAATGGATTTTCAAACCCGATCCTCCAATAGACAAAATCACGAGATTATCCAAAGAATTAAATATAGACACAGTTATAAGTAAACTCCTGATACAGAGAGGAATAGAAACTTTTGATCAAGCTAAAGTTTTTTTCTGTCCTGATATTTCACATCTGCACTCCCCTTTTTTAATGAAAAATATGAAGGACGCTATAGACAGGATAAATAGTGCTATCGATTCTTCTCAAAGAATCTTAATATACGGTGATTACGATGTAGATGGCACCTCCGCAGTAGCCTTGACATATAGTTTTTTAAAGCAATTTACAGATGAAATAGAATTTTATATACCCGATAGAGACAGTGAAGGATATGGGATATCATATAAAGGCATAGATTATGCAAAAAGTAAAAATATCGAACTTATAATAGCTCTAGATTGTGGTATAAAAGAGAATAATAAAATTGAATATGCTAAAGAAAAAAATATAGATTTTATAATCTGCGATCATCATACTCCTAGTGATAAGTTGCCCGATGCTATAATATTAAATCCTAAACAAAAAGATTGCAATTATCCCTATAAAGAACTCAGTGGTTGTGCTATAGGTTTCAAGTTGATACAAGGCATAAACCAAGACAAGGGGTTTGATTTTGAACAATTGACCAATTATTTAGATTTGGTAGCAGTTAGTATAATTTCAGATATTGTATCTATGTCTGGAGAAAATAGAGTCTTAACTTTTTTAGGGTTAAAACAACTAAACAAAAATCCCCGTTTAGGATTTCGTTATTTTATAAAATTATTTAATAAAACAGAGGTCACTGTAGAAGATGTAGTCTTTGGCATAGCCCCAAAAATAAATGCCGCTGGAAGAATAGATCACGGATCTGTAGCTGTTGAATTAATGCTATCCAAGGATGAAGATCAAGTCAAAACCCTTATAGAAATTATAGAAGAATTTAATGCATACAGAAAGGAATTAGAAAAAACTACTGCCAAACAGGCCTTAGAAATGGTGGAACCTCAAAGGAAAACGACCGTAGTGTATAGTCCTTCTTGGCACAAAGGCGTTATAGGAATAGTAGCCTCTCGTATAATAGAACATCATTATAGGCCTACGATAGTGTTCACCAAAAAAGATGATCTTTTAGTGGCTTCGGCACGCTCGATAGAAGGAATAGATATTTATGAAGCTCTATGTCAATGTCAAGAACATATAGAACAATTTGGAGGGCATAAACAAGCAGCGGGGCTCTCTATAAAAGAGAATAACTTAGAGGGATTCAAATCAAAATTTGAACGAGTAATAGAAAATATGACCTCTGAAAAAGATTTTATCCAAACAACAATTATAGATTCTGAAATACAGTTAGAAGATATCACGCCTAAGTTTTGGAGAATCTTAAAACGCTTTGAACCCTGTGGCCCAGATAACAGACATCCCGTATTAGCATATAAGAATATAAAATACGATGACTCAGCAAGGCTAGTAGGAGAAGATAAATCTCATCTGAAATTAAATATATCATCCCCTAACAGCGAAAAACGCTATAACGCCATAGCTTTTAAAAAGGCTTATTTTCTACCTGAAATAGAAAGCCGTGGGGAATACTCAATCGCTTTTAGCTTAAAAGAAAACAACTGGATGAATATGATCTCTATTGATTTTCACATAAAAGATATACATTTTGATATCTAG
- a CDS encoding M1 family metallopeptidase — protein MSFGQEKGHYDNNKFKQLDQEFATPNAYRTASGAPGHKYYQQKADYKIDVVLNEDKNTISGQETITYHNNSPDVLDYLWLQLDQNMNSKDSQSKKINPSSVPDYFPAHSFSKSKEAQAFDGGFKIESVSHNGKDLAHTINHTMMRIDLPTPLRPGEKFEFNIKWWYNITNSSTIWGRSGYEPFKEGNLYFIAQFFPRMAVYNDVEGWQNLQFFGGSEFALVFGDYKVSITAPSDLIVASTGKLQNPNDVLSPNQIKRLEVAKKTYDKPVIIATESEAIAREKTREKGTKTWVFHAENVRDFAFSASRKFIWDAQAVKIGDNTIMAMSYYPKEGNPLWEQYSTRVVAHTLKVYSRMTFDYPYHKAISVSYTSGGGMEYPMICWNGGRPEKDGTYSKRIKYYLISVIIHEIGHNYFPMIVNSDERKFGWMDEGLNSFVESIAESEWSENYPKGRGTPMNITQYMKGVQDNISPIMTHSDNVIQYGPNCYSKPTAALTILRETIMGRELFDHAFKTYANRWKFKHPTPEDFFRTMEDASGVDLDWFWRGWFYTTDYCDIGIENVREMTIDTENPEIEKPIAEKAYKDLPDKTRDNNRGQGIIPYVERDKKAIDFYDKNDEYTISSFDKKEYKDFLNGLSKEDKELLNDNRYFYEVEFSKPGGLVMPVILEFTFEDGSKVDKTLHAKIWRFNDEGFTKVFAFDKKVKSITVDPKLETADVDTSNNHWPRKIEPSRFKLFKKRVSSKNLMQKDKN, from the coding sequence ATGTCTTTCGGGCAAGAAAAAGGACATTACGACAACAATAAGTTCAAGCAGTTAGATCAAGAGTTTGCAACTCCTAACGCGTACAGAACAGCTTCGGGAGCTCCAGGACACAAATACTATCAACAAAAAGCCGATTACAAAATAGATGTGGTTTTAAATGAAGATAAGAACACAATTTCTGGACAAGAGACCATAACCTATCACAACAATTCTCCTGATGTATTAGATTATTTGTGGCTGCAATTAGATCAGAATATGAACTCTAAAGATTCACAGAGTAAAAAGATTAATCCCTCTAGCGTACCAGATTATTTTCCCGCTCATAGTTTTAGTAAAAGTAAGGAAGCTCAAGCTTTCGACGGTGGGTTTAAAATAGAGTCAGTCTCTCACAATGGTAAGGATTTGGCTCATACTATTAATCATACCATGATGAGAATAGATTTGCCTACTCCTTTAAGACCAGGTGAGAAATTTGAATTTAATATTAAATGGTGGTATAATATAACTAACTCTTCTACCATATGGGGTCGTTCTGGTTACGAGCCTTTTAAAGAGGGGAATTTGTATTTCATAGCGCAATTTTTTCCTAGGATGGCCGTATATAACGATGTGGAAGGTTGGCAGAACCTACAATTTTTTGGTGGCTCTGAGTTTGCATTGGTCTTTGGAGACTACAAGGTTAGCATAACAGCTCCGTCTGATTTGATAGTTGCTTCTACTGGTAAATTGCAAAATCCCAATGATGTTTTAAGTCCGAATCAGATAAAGAGATTAGAGGTAGCTAAGAAGACTTATGATAAACCTGTTATCATAGCCACTGAATCAGAAGCTATAGCGAGAGAAAAAACTAGAGAAAAAGGGACTAAGACTTGGGTTTTTCACGCTGAAAATGTTAGAGACTTTGCTTTTTCTGCTAGTAGGAAGTTTATATGGGATGCCCAAGCTGTTAAAATTGGGGACAATACAATTATGGCAATGTCGTATTATCCTAAGGAAGGTAATCCTCTTTGGGAACAGTATTCTACCAGAGTGGTAGCCCATACTTTAAAGGTATATTCTAGAATGACTTTTGATTATCCGTATCACAAGGCTATTTCGGTGAGTTACACATCTGGAGGAGGTATGGAATATCCTATGATATGTTGGAATGGGGGCAGGCCTGAAAAAGATGGGACTTACTCTAAAAGGATAAAGTATTATCTCATATCGGTTATAATTCACGAGATAGGACACAATTATTTTCCTATGATAGTAAATTCAGATGAGAGGAAATTCGGATGGATGGATGAGGGGCTAAACAGTTTTGTAGAGTCTATAGCAGAGAGTGAGTGGAGTGAGAACTATCCTAAAGGTAGAGGGACGCCTATGAATATAACTCAATATATGAAAGGAGTTCAAGATAATATATCTCCTATTATGACACATTCAGATAATGTAATACAGTATGGTCCTAATTGTTATTCAAAGCCTACAGCGGCTCTTACAATATTGAGAGAGACTATAATGGGTAGAGAGTTGTTTGATCATGCTTTTAAAACATATGCTAACAGATGGAAATTTAAACATCCTACACCCGAAGATTTTTTCAGAACTATGGAAGATGCCTCTGGAGTAGACTTAGATTGGTTTTGGAGAGGTTGGTTTTACACTACTGATTACTGCGACATAGGAATAGAAAATGTCCGAGAGATGACCATAGACACGGAAAATCCTGAAATAGAAAAGCCTATAGCTGAAAAAGCATACAAGGATTTACCAGATAAAACTAGGGATAATAATAGAGGTCAAGGAATAATTCCATATGTTGAGAGAGATAAAAAAGCAATTGATTTCTACGACAAAAATGATGAATATACAATTAGCAGTTTCGATAAAAAAGAGTATAAAGATTTTTTAAACGGTTTGAGCAAAGAGGATAAAGAATTGCTAAATGACAATAGATATTTTTATGAAGTAGAATTTTCTAAGCCTGGCGGATTGGTAATGCCAGTGATTTTAGAATTCACCTTTGAAGATGGTTCAAAGGTTGACAAAACTCTACACGCTAAGATATGGAGGTTTAACGATGAAGGATTTACCAAAGTATTCGCTTTTGATAAGAAGGTCAAATCAATAACGGTAGATCCAAAGTTAGAGACGGCAGATGTAGATACTAGCAATAATCATTGGCCTAGAAAAATTGAGCCTTCTAGATTTAAACTCTTCAAGAAAAGGGTTTCATCTAAAAACCTAATGCAGAAGGATAAGAACTGA
- a CDS encoding YbbR-like domain-containing protein → MIFLKKDKNDIVKQRKVIAICISVSIFFWVFTKFPKNYTNDITFNVTYTDLPKDKILKSGSIENVTLKIYASGFSFYSHHFSSSPIVLSLKDLKEKNKKNYILLSDNFRFIEKQLGYNEQLIQLQTETDTIWLDLYKKTHKKIPVQIDKDISFLEGYQFIKPMSVTPKEITVSGSQEDVDKINEIAVEKLIKYDINSNFKETLNIIPYLDDYVEYSHNKVLVKGEIDKVTQIKMEVPVRVINVPDSSIYISLFPDKVTVYGNVPISKYKKTNVSDFEVTVNFAHHSNRTEKLIPELTKSPEYIINPRLTPNSVQYIIKK, encoded by the coding sequence ATGATCTTTTTAAAAAAAGACAAAAATGACATTGTAAAACAACGCAAAGTGATAGCGATATGTATATCTGTATCTATTTTCTTTTGGGTGTTTACAAAATTTCCAAAGAATTACACCAACGACATAACTTTTAATGTTACCTACACAGATTTACCAAAAGATAAAATCTTAAAAAGTGGCTCTATAGAGAATGTAACACTAAAAATTTACGCTTCGGGATTTTCATTTTACTCTCATCATTTTAGCTCTTCACCTATAGTGTTATCCCTGAAAGATTTAAAAGAAAAAAACAAAAAAAATTATATACTACTCTCAGATAATTTTAGATTTATAGAGAAACAATTAGGTTATAACGAGCAGTTGATTCAACTTCAAACAGAGACAGATACCATATGGCTAGATCTGTATAAAAAAACACACAAGAAAATACCTGTACAAATAGATAAAGATATTAGCTTTTTAGAAGGATATCAATTTATAAAACCCATGAGTGTGACTCCCAAAGAAATAACCGTTTCAGGATCTCAAGAAGACGTAGATAAAATAAATGAGATAGCAGTTGAAAAACTCATAAAATACGATATAAATTCTAATTTCAAAGAGACCCTAAATATAATTCCATATTTAGATGACTATGTAGAATACTCTCATAATAAAGTGCTTGTAAAAGGCGAAATAGATAAGGTCACACAGATAAAAATGGAAGTTCCCGTGAGGGTGATAAACGTGCCCGATAGCAGTATTTACATCAGTCTTTTCCCCGATAAAGTAACCGTGTATGGAAATGTCCCCATATCTAAATACAAAAAGACAAATGTGTCTGATTTTGAAGTGACAGTGAATTTTGCACATCATTCTAACAGAACAGAAAAGCTTATACCAGAATTGACAAAGTCACCAGAGTATATCATAAATCCTAGACTAACACCAAATTCTGTGCAGTACATAATAAAAAAATGA
- the coaE gene encoding dephospho-CoA kinase (Dephospho-CoA kinase (CoaE) performs the final step in coenzyme A biosynthesis.), translating into MTKIIGLTGGIGSGKTTVSKIFASYGIPVFNSDVEAKLMMNQDREVKKNIIAHFGEKSYLENALNTSFLSEVVFSDPEKLKLLNSLVHCELEKVFKDWVKNIKKKLIIKEAAILFETDSYKMCDSTILVLSDKNTRIKRVIERDKISTGDILKRMNNQWSDQKKFPIADYIIVNDYDLKTLKKSARYILNLLMTKYEL; encoded by the coding sequence ATGACTAAAATAATAGGTCTCACAGGAGGAATCGGTTCTGGAAAAACTACTGTATCAAAAATCTTTGCCTCTTATGGCATCCCCGTATTTAACTCCGATGTAGAAGCCAAATTAATGATGAATCAAGATCGAGAGGTAAAAAAAAATATCATCGCCCATTTTGGTGAAAAATCTTACTTAGAAAATGCCTTAAATACTAGTTTCTTATCTGAAGTGGTCTTTTCTGATCCAGAGAAATTAAAACTGTTAAACTCTTTGGTTCATTGCGAATTAGAAAAAGTATTTAAAGACTGGGTTAAAAACATCAAGAAAAAACTAATAATAAAAGAAGCTGCCATACTGTTTGAGACAGACTCTTATAAAATGTGCGACAGTACAATTTTAGTATTATCCGATAAAAACACACGTATAAAAAGGGTGATAGAAAGAGATAAAATATCTACAGGAGATATATTAAAAAGGATGAATAATCAATGGTCTGACCAAAAGAAATTTCCAATAGCAGACTATATAATAGTAAACGACTACGACCTAAAAACTCTGAAAAAATCAGCCAGATATATACTGAATTTACTAATGACTAAATATGAGTTATAG
- a CDS encoding lipopolysaccharide biosynthesis protein — protein MSPIKKLTKQVTIYGLSSVLARVLNFLLTPLYTGVFLAKDYVVIIDVYSQISIFIILLTYGMETAYFRFSNESKYSSKTFSTAFLSIVFTTVLFVFITLCFLDGISQALGYENQQKLVIYLIVILTIDSVTAIPFAKLRHENKAFKYALIKITNIVIYIFVNVLFLWAIPDFLSKGGELPYFISRIYNPQWALEYVFISNILSSAISLFLLSKDIGQYSIKMFDFKLLKKMITYGAPILVMGLAGVINEAMDKQFLKYLLPEDQWRHSLGVYGACYKLSIFMVLFIQAYRLGAEPIFFSQSKNKDSKKLYATTMNYFVLTMLIIFLLLVTHIELIKYFIRSEEYWQALDIVPILLLAQVFFGIYTHLSVWYKLSDKTVYGAYMSIVGAIITIVGNISLIPIIGYAASAWTTLFSYGAMMILSLYLGNKYYPIKYDFKKISMYFILTVLPSMYSWFFLKDNIFSNTLLFLVFLSVLVVIHRKEVRLIISGFKSPKSLE, from the coding sequence ATGAGCCCAATAAAGAAGTTAACAAAACAAGTTACAATATATGGGCTTAGTTCCGTGTTGGCGCGTGTGTTAAATTTTTTATTAACTCCTCTTTACACAGGAGTCTTTTTAGCTAAAGACTATGTGGTAATAATAGATGTATATTCTCAAATTAGCATCTTTATAATACTTCTCACCTATGGTATGGAAACGGCTTACTTTCGTTTTTCTAACGAGAGTAAATACTCTTCCAAAACATTTTCTACAGCTTTTCTGAGCATAGTTTTTACTACCGTTTTATTTGTATTTATAACTCTTTGTTTTTTAGATGGAATATCTCAGGCATTAGGATACGAAAATCAGCAAAAATTAGTGATTTACTTAATAGTAATACTGACTATAGACTCTGTAACTGCCATACCATTTGCTAAATTAAGACATGAAAACAAGGCTTTTAAATACGCTTTGATAAAAATAACTAATATTGTAATTTACATATTTGTCAATGTGTTATTTCTATGGGCTATCCCTGATTTTTTATCAAAAGGAGGAGAGTTGCCATATTTTATATCTCGAATATATAATCCGCAATGGGCTTTAGAATACGTATTTATCTCGAATATTCTATCTTCGGCTATTAGCCTTTTTCTATTGTCAAAAGATATTGGACAATACAGTATTAAGATGTTTGATTTTAAGCTCCTAAAAAAGATGATCACCTACGGAGCTCCTATACTGGTAATGGGATTAGCAGGTGTTATAAATGAAGCCATGGACAAGCAGTTTTTAAAATATCTGCTTCCAGAGGATCAATGGAGACATAGTTTGGGTGTATATGGAGCTTGTTATAAATTATCCATTTTTATGGTATTGTTTATTCAGGCTTATCGATTGGGAGCAGAACCTATATTTTTCTCTCAATCTAAGAATAAAGATTCTAAAAAGTTATACGCCACTACTATGAATTATTTCGTGCTTACCATGCTCATAATATTTTTATTATTGGTGACCCACATAGAATTGATAAAATATTTTATACGATCTGAGGAATATTGGCAAGCTCTAGATATAGTTCCTATTTTATTGTTGGCCCAAGTATTTTTTGGAATCTATACTCATTTATCTGTTTGGTATAAGTTGTCAGACAAAACTGTATATGGGGCTTATATGTCCATTGTTGGAGCTATAATAACTATAGTGGGAAATATAAGTCTAATACCTATTATAGGTTATGCCGCCTCTGCTTGGACAACATTATTTTCATACGGAGCTATGATGATATTATCTCTGTATTTAGGCAATAAGTACTATCCTATTAAATACGATTTTAAAAAAATATCGATGTATTTCATTTTAACCGTATTGCCATCGATGTATTCTTGGTTTTTTTTGAAGGACAATATTTTTAGCAACACCTTGTTGTTTTTAGTATTTCTAAGCGTACTTGTGGTGATACACAGAAAGGAAGTACGCCTTATCATCTCTGGATTTAAGAGTCCAAAATCTCTTGAGTGA